tgactcccattttgtgattgagcagtgagctccaagctgttggcctttctgcatgtgcagaccccatttatgtacacttactatctgcagtagtatcatctgattgtgggtaaggtttcccaccgtggttttttcccttacagggtttccacgtacaaatattggtgtcatgtgttgtggatgactttgtgtttatgtttcatgcattaatttttaccggtatagcaattaactgttaaaactgtctaccgatatACTTAActagttcaccggtattaagcattaagttggttaagttgtttttggtttgaatttatttgacaattgattcaccccccctaccctctcagttgtctccgggacctaacatattATGCCTCAAAATTGGAATGGTTTGTCAACTTTGTGAGAGGTTGAGTTTGCTACTCTAGATCTTTTTAATGGGTAGATCTAATTGTGACTTATAGATTTGATATCATATAATGTGTAATTCAGGTTTTTGATTTGCTTGATTCTCCATGGTTCATTAAATGTTAATGATTGGTGGTGTTTATAAGCATCTAAGCAATGCCATTGAATTGcaagggttgtatccttctaggtTGACTCCCTTGATATAACTTTTGCAAATGATAAGAGGACAATACACTTTAGACATGTAGATGTTTTAGAAAAATGATATAATGCATAATTAGATTCTTTTTAGGTACCCTAATTAAAGTATTCTTAGCATGCTCTTTTTTTAAATGTGATTGATCTTCAAGCCTTAAAATGTGTTTAAAAGAATCTAATTAAATGCTTTTGAATACACGTAATCATCAATAAATCATGCCAATCATGTATCAAGTTGGCCCAAGGTGGGAAAGAAATAGATATGAGTAGACTAAAATTGGAATTTGAACACTAGACTTTTAAAGGTCAAATTTATGGATGCAAGATTGATTTGTACTTATGAAAATGGCCCAAAACATGGAACCAATAAGATTTGGATAGGGATGTACATCTTAACATATTTAGAAATGATAGACATAATAAtactaaataatataaaatatgtaTGAAAATAGATAAAGTGAAATAAAAGATAAGAAAGTGTGTAAATGAAGATAAATAAGATGAAAAAGTGAGCCCGACACTATGAAAATTTTGCTACTTGTCAACACATAAAGGTAGAAAAGATGGACCCAAAACCAAATAGGAATTGACAGGTATGCACAGTCTACCATTACAACTAAGAACGCCCGGTCAAAGTGAACATCCAAAACAAAATTTCACACCTTACATTATTCAACTTACTATAATCACATCCAAGGAGAAATATGAAATCCTTGGGTGCATGGAAGACCAAGTGGGGGAgagaatataatttatttcaaagatCTACAGCAGAGAAAAGAGAAGGCAATGCAATTAGCCAATCTAAGGAATATGGGGCGCCCTTGGTTCGAGAAGAAATTGACTGTAAGATATTAGGTGTAGACCTACCCAGAGTAGTGGAGATTCCCGCGTTTGTCCCGACTCCTCCACTTACCCTAAAGCGTGGGGAACAATTTTGCTGAGTGAAGATGGCAGAGTTGACGTGGATCCATGGCGGGTCATTTATTGGGTTGAGGTGACACAAGATTGATGAATGTGGACGATAACCGTTGACCCGTGGCACAGCAACCGTGGCCCACTTTATGTTTTGACTGATAAAATTTAATCTCTTGTCATACGTACTCTTCGCCGCCTCACCAGCTCTTTGTCGCCACTTAGCCCGTCGCTTTTGCTTTAGGTAATGCGTTGATTTTGGATTACCATGTGTTTCCGTTTGCTGTCTGTGCCGGTGCCACTGCCACTGCCACTGTCTGCACTTTCAACCCATTTGCCTCGGTTGCCGAAAAAAAGAAAAGAGGACCGTCACTTTTTAAAATAGCATTACAATACATTTGGGGAAAGAGATTGCATTGCACGCGCTCAGCGTTGACTTGAGGAGGCCTAAGATTATTATAATCTATCACCTCTATTCAACAACTGCAACTGGGCATGTCATCCGTTTGTCTACGAAAGTGGATAGAAATCCATTGTCCGCTTGCTTGGTGCGGTTGCAAGGAGGAGGCAGTCGGTTTTATATGTGTTTTGGGCTCGCAGGAGCTTCGGTTTATGTAATCCCAAATGTCCATTTGGGGTATTCCAGTTACATAATTTGTGGGTTTTTATCAAGTATTTGGCAGGCATCCAATTTGAGATTTGGGTTTGTTTTTCCTAGTTTTGTGGCTAGAATGGTTGCTTGGGTGTTTTGGTGGTCCATATGGGTATCTttgttttgttttcctttgtcattCTTCGCCGAGGTATTGGAGTGCGGTGGTGATGAGCGGGCGGCATTGCTTGAATTCAAGAGACAGGTGAACAACTCTTTATATTGGCAGGGGGATTTGTGCTCATGGGAGGGAGTGGAATGTGGGGACGGAAGCAACAGAGTGACGAAACTAAAGCTGCAGCAGAAAGGACTTAAAGGGGTTGTTTCAAGGTCTCTGGGCTGCCTGCAGAATCTTAAAGAACTCAATCTTTCCTTCAATTTACTATCTGGAGATGCCCCTCCAGAATTGTTCCGGTTGCAACATATGGAAATACTGGATCTGAGTTTCAACAATTTCTCGGGCTCCATAACGATACCTGCTTCAGAAGGTTTGGCAAACATCAGAACCCTCAACATCTCAAGCAATTTCTTTCGAGGTGAGCTCCCTAACTTTGGGACTGCTTCCAATTTGATTGCTTTCAATGTAAGCAATAATTCTTTCACTGGTCCTATTCCTACCAACGTTTGCAAGAATTCAAGTTCAGTGCAGATTCTAGATTTTTCTATGAACAAATTTACTGGCCCTCTGAATGAAGGCTTGGGAAGTTGTGAGGCCCTGGTGGAGTTCAATGCAGGATCCAATCACCTACATGGATTACTTCCAAATGATATCTACAGTGTCTCATCTTTAAGACGGTTGCTCCTGCCTAGCAATGATTTTTCAGGACTCGTAGTTGAAAGAGTCGGAAATCTGTCAAATATCGCCATCCTTTCACTGGAAAATAATAAATTTTTGGGTGAGCTTCCAAAGGAGCTTGACAAGCTTGAGAAATTAGAGGAACTGATTCTTGCCAATAACAAGTTTAATGGGTCTCTGCCTGCTTTGTCCTCCTGTCACAAGTTGCAAGTTCTCAATCTAAAGAATAATTCTTTTATTGGGAACATTGGTCTGAACTTCACAAATTTTCCTGACCTTGTTTCACTGGATCTAGCCAGCAATCAGTTATACGGTACCATCCCTACATCACTATCCGACTGCAAATCAATAAAAACCCTAAGTTTGGCAAAAAACAAACTTCAAGGTGAAATTCCTCAAGGCCTGGGATCTCTGCAAGTTCTTTCATTTATCTCCCTTTCAAATAACAGTCTAGTAAATATCTCCACTGCATTGCTTGTCTTACAAGGTTGTCCCAACCTCACAACTTTGATTCTTTCTAAGAATTTTCATGGAGGGCGGTTAAGTTCATTTGGTATTGATGGTTTCCAAAAGCTCAGGATTTTAGCTCTTGGAAACTGTGGCCTTAGAGGCCAGGTTCCCAGTTGGCTTCAGAACTGCAAGTCTTTACAGGTGCTTGATCTCTCATGGAATAGCTTTACTGGAAGTCTTCCTCCTTGGTTGGGTAACTTCGAATTTCTGTTTTATTTGGACATGTCAAACAATTCTCTCTCAGGCGAGATCCCCGTGAATCTTACACAATTGAAGAGCCTCACATCATTGAAAAACCTCACAGCTGCAGATCGAACCTCTCTCGACCTTCCTCTATTTATAAAGCACAATCAGAATGCAAGTGGATTGCAATACAACCAAGTATCAAGTTTTCCTCCGGCATTGTACTTGGGCAGAAACCGCCTAAATGGTAGCATATGGCCGCAGTTTGGAGGGATGAAATATCTCCATATTCTAGACTTGAGCAGAAACAGTTTAACAGGATATATTCCCGATACACTCTCCAATATGACAAACCTGGAGAACTTAGATCTGTCTGATAATAATCTCACTGGAATCATACCATCATCTTTGAAGGCACTGACCTTTCTGGCTAAGTTCAATGTGGCTGACAATCATTTGACAGGACAAATTCCAAGTGGTGGTCAATTCTTCAGCTTCCCTATTAGTAGTTTTGAAGGAAACTCAGGTTTATGTGGTTGGCCTCTCAACTCCTGCAACAACAAAACCCTTCGATTGCCAAATGTTCAAAACAGTCCAGTCCGGAGTAGGCTGAAGAGGAACACCATTCTGGGGATAACTATTGGTGTTGCAGTTGGAATTGCTATACTTCTGTCTGCAATAATATGCAGCTTATCAAGGAGACGGATTGAGATTCAggaatttgagaatgatgaagaatTTGGAATGCCTGAAAGAGTCTCTGAAACTGTTGGATCATCCTTGGTAATTCTATTTAAAAACCAGCATAATAAGGAGCTTACAGTTGCAGATCTCTTAAAAGCAACAAACAATTTTGATCAGGCAAACATCATTGGGTGTGGAGGCTTTGGATTGGTGTATAGAGCCACTCTGGCAGATGACACAAAAGTTGCAATAAAAAAGTTGACTGGAGACTGTCTACAGATCGAAAGAGAATTCACGGCAGAAGTGGAAGCTTTGTCGAGAGCCCAGCACAAGAATCTGGTGTCCTTGCAAGGGTATTGCTTATATGGGAATGACCGGTTGCTAATTTACTCTTACTTGGAAAATGGAAGCTTGGATTATTGGCTGCATGAAAGGCCAGATGGAGGTACGGTGCTGGACTGGGGTAATAGGCTAAAGATAGCTTTAGGAGCAGGCAGAGGTTTGGCATATTTGCATAGGGTATGTGAACCTCATATAGTGCATAGGGATATCAAGTCAAGCAATATTCTATTAAATGATAAATTTGAAGCCCATTTAGCAGATTTTGGTCTATCAAGGCTTATTTTGCCATACGATACACATGTGACCACAGAACTTGTGGGAACACTTGGATATATTCCACCTGAATATGGACAGACCTGGATAGCCACTCTCAGAGGTGATGTGTACAGCTTTGGGGTTGTGATTCTGGAGCTTCTTACTGGCAAGAGGCCTGTTGATGTCTGCAAACCAAAGGTATGCAGGGAATTAGTGACATGGGTAAAACAAATGAGGTCTGATGGTAGAGAGGAAGAAATCTTTGATCCCATTTTGTGTGGTAAGGGAAATGAAGCTCAAATGTTGCTAGTTCTCAATGTTGCATGCATATGCACAGATCAAAATCCTTTAAAAAGGCCTACCATTCAAGAAGTAGTTTTGTGGCTTGAAAATGTAGGCATTCATTCCCAACAGTTGAAATAGGTTTTTCATCTGTTGATAATAAATGCTGCTTTTCGATTACTTCTAATTATGATTACTTTTTTTTTCCTGACCTCAGTACATGTACAGTTGCATTGTTTTGCTTTTTATCCAAGAATATGGGTTTGAAGTCGAAAGCTTATCCATATACTAAAATGTTCCTTGCCTATCTATAGCTGGGTGAGGAAAGCTAGATTTATTCTGTGACATTCCAATTATATTCTGTTACGAGCTAATTACACACAGATAAAAGCAGGTGCTCCTTCCTTATTGAGGGACCCATTTTTCCCAGTTTTTTGTACAAAGGGAGATGTTTTCTTCGTATAGGTATATCCTAGAGCAATTTGTAATGTATGACTACACATTTCAATAAATTTAATCTCAGCGAGACAGATTTCCTAGATTAGATATTTAGAGCAATGTTCAAGAGAACAGTCTGAAATAATCAATGTCTGCATCTCTTATTatttgcattgaaagaggaattTAAAGTGCAAGTGTAGCTAATATTGCTTACCCTCGGCAAATGTTCATCTGCACTAAAACTAGGCTTTTTCAGTAAAAAATTGTATGAACATTCACTAGAATGTTATTGGTTGTTATCACCTATTGTCATGAGCGTGGTTTGCAAAGTTGGTGAGTTCTAACTGAATTCAGGAGTTTTTTTTGTCTAGTAACTTGCGAGATATTCACACCCTGAGTCCTACATGGAAAGTGGCATGTTTTTCCTGCAGACTTGGCCACCAAACAAAAGTTGTAGGCCCTTGATAAAACCTTGATTATTTGTGCTTCTGTGTCAATTTTCTTTTCAGTGATTGGGATCTTAGCATCGTGAATTGATTGTCAAGTGACTGATAAGGATTCTTTTTAGTCCCTGTGGCCTTGAAGGCTTTCATTTGGGCCTGGTGAGAGGTGCTCAATACCTTAACCTTGTCCTATATCAGCAAGTAACACGCTTGGGGAACTGTCCCTGGACCTCATCTGCTGTTCCAAGACCTTTGCTCTGGTCTAAGAAGCCAAATATAAAATTTGTTCTGGTCTGCGTTGGAAGGAAAAACAGAGTTTTTCTTTTCATTTGGATTGGAATATCAAAAAAAACATTTTTCTCCAATATTAATGAAATTTTCAGCAGTTTTAGGTTCTCAATTAAATCCCAAGTAATTGAATTCCATTTATACTGGCGGTTTTCGAAGTCAATCCCAATTCATAGTAATGCTACTATGATCATGGTAGACTAAAGCGTTCTCTGAATTCATTTTTTATACATTCCGTTATTTAAGTTTATTTTGTGTATTTATGGATTTTTTAATTTGCCTTTGTTGAGTTCGAAAACTGGTCATGAGAAACATACCAGTGTATCTGCATTTGGATAAATCTGACCAAGATCTGAAAGTTTGTGGTTTAGTCCCTCATATTATGGACAATTTACTAGCTCCTACCAGTGGTGACATGTATTTCGCTAAAGAATTGAATTCTGTACCTGCACTTTTTAGAACCCCGTTAAGTACATTCTAAGGTATGTTCTTAAGTGTATGAAAACTGTGGATTAACAAGCATTGAAATTACTGTGAGGgtaaattttatttttctcttttagtATCGTATTAAAAGATTTTTACTATTCTATCGGCTGTGCTGCAAGGTGCAGATTATGTATCAACGGGCAATCAGTGGGCAATTAACTTACCCTAACTTATCTCTGAGTGAGAATGAGAGTAAGTCGCAGCTTTGTCTTTTGGAAGGTTTACATTTCACCTAGGATTTCCATTGGGTGTTTCTTTCAATGTTTCTGATCTGTTCTTGGTATGAATGATAAATTTATTGAAGTTTTAAGATGATTCCTAAACTCGGCTGACTGAAGTGGCTTTTTACTTGGAAGTGACAGAGCTGATTATATGTGTCTTGATTTTTACGGTCATGCAAAGATATTATGTATATGAAATTACAAGATAGATTTGTCCCATGTATTAAGAAGTGCAGACTGTGTAAAATCATAAATGGAATTCGAAACATATATTCTAGCTGagtgaactctatttcaacctaaATAAGGGTTCTTCTCTTTTATTTGCCACGAGGAGGACCGCAGATGAGATCATGAAACACCTCTTTAGAGGTTGCAGTCTGTCACAGATGACCCTGATAACAGTGAAGCTGCATTCAGCCTGCAGGGTCTTCTATGGTGAGATGGCCAAAGATAATTCATGCTAATACAACAGTGCTGAATTTTGTTCATATTTCTCTATCAATATGGTACACTATGCTGTTGATTGTTGTGCAAGCATTGTTGTCTATCCAGAGTCTATTTTTACTGTCATTTTTTGATACTG
This genomic stretch from Cryptomeria japonica chromosome 8, Sugi_1.0, whole genome shotgun sequence harbors:
- the LOC131066309 gene encoding phytosulfokine receptor 2, which encodes MCFGLAGASVYVIPNVHLGYSSYIICGFLSSIWQASNLRFGFVFPSFVARMVAWVFWWSIWVSLFCFPLSFFAEVLECGGDERAALLEFKRQVNNSLYWQGDLCSWEGVECGDGSNRVTKLKLQQKGLKGVVSRSLGCLQNLKELNLSFNLLSGDAPPELFRLQHMEILDLSFNNFSGSITIPASEGLANIRTLNISSNFFRGELPNFGTASNLIAFNVSNNSFTGPIPTNVCKNSSSVQILDFSMNKFTGPLNEGLGSCEALVEFNAGSNHLHGLLPNDIYSVSSLRRLLLPSNDFSGLVVERVGNLSNIAILSLENNKFLGELPKELDKLEKLEELILANNKFNGSLPALSSCHKLQVLNLKNNSFIGNIGLNFTNFPDLVSLDLASNQLYGTIPTSLSDCKSIKTLSLAKNKLQGEIPQGLGSLQVLSFISLSNNSLVNISTALLVLQGCPNLTTLILSKNFHGGRLSSFGIDGFQKLRILALGNCGLRGQVPSWLQNCKSLQVLDLSWNSFTGSLPPWLGNFEFLFYLDMSNNSLSGEIPVNLTQLKSLTSLKNLTAADRTSLDLPLFIKHNQNASGLQYNQVSSFPPALYLGRNRLNGSIWPQFGGMKYLHILDLSRNSLTGYIPDTLSNMTNLENLDLSDNNLTGIIPSSLKALTFLAKFNVADNHLTGQIPSGGQFFSFPISSFEGNSGLCGWPLNSCNNKTLRLPNVQNSPVRSRLKRNTILGITIGVAVGIAILLSAIICSLSRRRIEIQEFENDEEFGMPERVSETVGSSLVILFKNQHNKELTVADLLKATNNFDQANIIGCGGFGLVYRATLADDTKVAIKKLTGDCLQIEREFTAEVEALSRAQHKNLVSLQGYCLYGNDRLLIYSYLENGSLDYWLHERPDGGTVLDWGNRLKIALGAGRGLAYLHRVCEPHIVHRDIKSSNILLNDKFEAHLADFGLSRLILPYDTHVTTELVGTLGYIPPEYGQTWIATLRGDVYSFGVVILELLTGKRPVDVCKPKVCRELVTWVKQMRSDGREEEIFDPILCGKGNEAQMLLVLNVACICTDQNPLKRPTIQEVVLWLENVGIHSQQLK